A region from the Bremerella sp. JC817 genome encodes:
- a CDS encoding ArsC/Spx/MgsR family protein — translation TTDAEWIAQMAANPKIIERPIVVVGSQARLGRPPESVDEILP, via the coding sequence TACCACCGATGCGGAATGGATTGCCCAGATGGCGGCTAATCCTAAGATCATTGAACGGCCGATCGTAGTGGTGGGTAGCCAGGCCCGGCTAGGACGTCCGCCAGAAAGCGTCGACGAAATCCTGCCGTAG